One part of the Solanum dulcamara chromosome 3, daSolDulc1.2, whole genome shotgun sequence genome encodes these proteins:
- the LOC129882757 gene encoding transcription factor bHLH155-like isoform X2, with translation MASQLQQALRSLCCNTPWKYAVFWKLSHRARMMLTWEDAYYDNDGFPEKKSPGSTAGNLYDGHYSNNYLGVAVAKMSYHVYSLGEGIVGQVAITGKHLWLSLDKGAAITSLAPEHRDGWQAQFSAGIKTIVVAAVAPHGVVQLGSLDSIPEDLRVIKHIRDVFSELQELMASCLRSSMQNSMENSCLSEISTRTSGSEVFQDCVNNLGRSVCEDGRTMWSPLYTSVEKYADHSCIFSHPGGYPNKILEVVNNQGLHETAVHGSDDSENLLPTSCESSIIKHQKEGKMWEETDPKFDGQTSDLRVLGKGSVDKSEPTFRNDASIGSVSYDAGQVTECPQPNRNNLASEAYNDQNGLLGLSDLPNAYADKCFETQCNDTMHTPFRFCAGYELYEALGPVFQKGNSSKDWEAGKREEMAVEMLEGIGTSNLLMSNTGNEHLLEAVIANVNRPDNDCNSVKSFCKSVDSLLTTEMTAEPCSSDIGTISSTGYSFDRETLNSFNSSGTCSIRSSRGFSSTSCSRGSGYVERPLEPVKMHKKRARPGESCRPRPRDRQLIQDRIKELRELVPNGSKCSIDSLLERTIKHMLFMQSVTKHADKLTG, from the exons ATGGCAAGCCAACTGCAACAAGCACTGAGGAGCCTTTGTTGCAACACTCCTTGGAAGTATGCTGTGTTCTGGAAGCTCTCACATCGAGCTCGAAT GATGTTGACTTGGGAGGATGCTTACTATGATAACGATGGGTTTCCAGAGAAAAAATCTCCTGGTAGTACAGCAGGCAACCTTTATGATGGACATTATTCCAATAATTATCTTGGAGTAGCTGTGGCAAAGATGTCCTATCATGTTTATTCTCTTGGAGAAGG TATTGTTGGGCAGGTTGCAATTACTGGAAAACATCTATGGCTTTCACTAGACAAAGGTGCAGCTATCACCAGCTTGGCGCCTGAG cACCGTGATGGGTGGCAAGCTCAATTTTCTGCTGGGATTAAG AccattgttgttgctgctgttgctCCACATGGAGTTGTACAACTTGGATCCTTGGATAGT ATCCCTGAGGATTTGAGGGTGATCAAGCATATTAGAGATGTCTTTTCTGAGCTCCAGGAGTTGATGGCAAGTTGCTTGCGGAGTTCGATGCAGAACAGCATGGAAAATTCTTGCTTG TCAGAGATATCAACAAGAACCTCAGGTTCAGAGGTTTTTCAAGACTGCGTAAATAATCTAGGTAGAAGTGTTTGTGAAGATGGGAGAACTATGTGGTCTCCTCTATATACATCTGTTGAAAAATATGCTGATCATTCTTGTATCTTCTCGCACCCTGGAGGTTACCCAAATAAAATTCTTGAAGTGGTTAATAACCAAGGACTTCACGAGACTGCAGTTCATGGATCTGATGACTCTGAGAATTTGCTTCCAACAAGCTGTGAAAGTTCCATTATAAAACACCAAAAGGAAGGGAAGATGTGGGAAGAAACTGATCCAAAGTTTGACGGGCAAACTAGTGACTTGAGAGTCTTGGGGAAGGGCTCGGTAGATAAAAGTGAGCCAACTTTTAGAAATGATGCAAGTATTGGAAGTGTTTCATATGATGCTGGACAAGTCACTGAATGCCCTCAGCCGAATAGAAACAATCTTGCTTCTGAAGCTTACAATGATCAAAATGGACTGTTGGGTTTATCAGATCTTCCCAATGCATATGCAGATAAATGTTTTGAGACCCAGTGTAATGACACAATGCACACTCCTTTCAGGTTCTGTGCTGGCTATGAGCTATATGAAGCATTAGGGCCAGTTTTCCAGAAAGGGAATTCTTCCAAGGACTGGGAGGCAGGCAAGCGGGAAGAAATGGCTGTTGAGATGCTTGAGGGAATTGGCACCAGCAATCTGTTAATGAGCAACACTGGCAATGAGCATCTTCTAGAAGCAGTAATAGCTAATGTTAACCGCCCTGACAATGATTGTAACAGTGTCAAGTCATTCTGTAAATCTGTTGATTCCCTCTTGACAACTGAAATGACTGCTGAACCTTGTAGCAGTGACATCGGCACAATCAGTTCTACAGGCTATTCATTTGATCGGGAAACATTGAACAGCTTCAACTCGTCAGGTACATGTAGTATTCGGTCTTCTAGGGGTTTTTCATCAACCAGTTGTAGCAGAGGTAGCGGATATGTTGAGAGGCCACTTGAACCcgttaaaatgcataaaaagaGAGCTAGACCTGGTGAAAGTTGCCGACCTAGACCCAGGGATAGACAATTGATCCAAGATCGCATCAAGGAGCTCCGTGAACTGGTTCCAAATGGTTCGAAG TGCAGTATAGACTCACTTCTAGAACGAACAATCAAACACATGCTCTTCATGCAAAGTGTTACCAAGCATGCTGACAAGCTAA CTGGTTGA
- the LOC129882757 gene encoding transcription factor EMB1444-like isoform X1, giving the protein MASQLQQALRSLCCNTPWKYAVFWKLSHRARMMLTWEDAYYDNDGFPEKKSPGSTAGNLYDGHYSNNYLGVAVAKMSYHVYSLGEGIVGQVAITGKHLWLSLDKGAAITSLAPEHRDGWQAQFSAGIKTIVVAAVAPHGVVQLGSLDSIPEDLRVIKHIRDVFSELQELMASCLRSSMQNSMENSCLSEISTRTSGSEVFQDCVNNLGRSVCEDGRTMWSPLYTSVEKYADHSCIFSHPGGYPNKILEVVNNQGLHETAVHGSDDSENLLPTSCESSIIKHQKEGKMWEETDPKFDGQTSDLRVLGKGSVDKSEPTFRNDASIGSVSYDAGQVTECPQPNRNNLASEAYNDQNGLLGLSDLPNAYADKCFETQCNDTMHTPFRFCAGYELYEALGPVFQKGNSSKDWEAGKREEMAVEMLEGIGTSNLLMSNTGNEHLLEAVIANVNRPDNDCNSVKSFCKSVDSLLTTEMTAEPCSSDIGTISSTGYSFDRETLNSFNSSGTCSIRSSRGFSSTSCSRGSGYVERPLEPVKMHKKRARPGESCRPRPRDRQLIQDRIKELRELVPNGSKCSIDSLLERTIKHMLFMQSVTKHADKLSKCSASKLVDKESGICGSSSHEVGSSWAVEVGNNKKVCPMRVENLGMNGQMLVEIFEDGSHFLDIAEAIRSLGLTILKGLAEACGERKRMCFVVEGQNDRTLHRMDILWSLMQLLQAKINV; this is encoded by the exons ATGGCAAGCCAACTGCAACAAGCACTGAGGAGCCTTTGTTGCAACACTCCTTGGAAGTATGCTGTGTTCTGGAAGCTCTCACATCGAGCTCGAAT GATGTTGACTTGGGAGGATGCTTACTATGATAACGATGGGTTTCCAGAGAAAAAATCTCCTGGTAGTACAGCAGGCAACCTTTATGATGGACATTATTCCAATAATTATCTTGGAGTAGCTGTGGCAAAGATGTCCTATCATGTTTATTCTCTTGGAGAAGG TATTGTTGGGCAGGTTGCAATTACTGGAAAACATCTATGGCTTTCACTAGACAAAGGTGCAGCTATCACCAGCTTGGCGCCTGAG cACCGTGATGGGTGGCAAGCTCAATTTTCTGCTGGGATTAAG AccattgttgttgctgctgttgctCCACATGGAGTTGTACAACTTGGATCCTTGGATAGT ATCCCTGAGGATTTGAGGGTGATCAAGCATATTAGAGATGTCTTTTCTGAGCTCCAGGAGTTGATGGCAAGTTGCTTGCGGAGTTCGATGCAGAACAGCATGGAAAATTCTTGCTTG TCAGAGATATCAACAAGAACCTCAGGTTCAGAGGTTTTTCAAGACTGCGTAAATAATCTAGGTAGAAGTGTTTGTGAAGATGGGAGAACTATGTGGTCTCCTCTATATACATCTGTTGAAAAATATGCTGATCATTCTTGTATCTTCTCGCACCCTGGAGGTTACCCAAATAAAATTCTTGAAGTGGTTAATAACCAAGGACTTCACGAGACTGCAGTTCATGGATCTGATGACTCTGAGAATTTGCTTCCAACAAGCTGTGAAAGTTCCATTATAAAACACCAAAAGGAAGGGAAGATGTGGGAAGAAACTGATCCAAAGTTTGACGGGCAAACTAGTGACTTGAGAGTCTTGGGGAAGGGCTCGGTAGATAAAAGTGAGCCAACTTTTAGAAATGATGCAAGTATTGGAAGTGTTTCATATGATGCTGGACAAGTCACTGAATGCCCTCAGCCGAATAGAAACAATCTTGCTTCTGAAGCTTACAATGATCAAAATGGACTGTTGGGTTTATCAGATCTTCCCAATGCATATGCAGATAAATGTTTTGAGACCCAGTGTAATGACACAATGCACACTCCTTTCAGGTTCTGTGCTGGCTATGAGCTATATGAAGCATTAGGGCCAGTTTTCCAGAAAGGGAATTCTTCCAAGGACTGGGAGGCAGGCAAGCGGGAAGAAATGGCTGTTGAGATGCTTGAGGGAATTGGCACCAGCAATCTGTTAATGAGCAACACTGGCAATGAGCATCTTCTAGAAGCAGTAATAGCTAATGTTAACCGCCCTGACAATGATTGTAACAGTGTCAAGTCATTCTGTAAATCTGTTGATTCCCTCTTGACAACTGAAATGACTGCTGAACCTTGTAGCAGTGACATCGGCACAATCAGTTCTACAGGCTATTCATTTGATCGGGAAACATTGAACAGCTTCAACTCGTCAGGTACATGTAGTATTCGGTCTTCTAGGGGTTTTTCATCAACCAGTTGTAGCAGAGGTAGCGGATATGTTGAGAGGCCACTTGAACCcgttaaaatgcataaaaagaGAGCTAGACCTGGTGAAAGTTGCCGACCTAGACCCAGGGATAGACAATTGATCCAAGATCGCATCAAGGAGCTCCGTGAACTGGTTCCAAATGGTTCGAAG TGCAGTATAGACTCACTTCTAGAACGAACAATCAAACACATGCTCTTCATGCAAAGTGTTACCAAGCATGCTGACAAGCTAAGTAAGTGCTCTGCATCAAAG CTGGTTGACAAAGAATCGGGTATCTGTGGATCTTCCTCTCATGAGGTTGGTTCAAGCTGGGCGGTGGAAGTTGGAAATAACAAAAAAGTTTGTCCAATGAGGGTTGAAAACTTAGGCATGAATGGTCAAATGCTTGTAGAA ATCTTCGAAGACGGAAGCCATTTCCTTGACATAGCAGAAGCCATCCGGAGCTTGGGTCTTACAATTTTAAAAGGTCTGGCAGAGGCTTGTGGTGAGAGGAAGCGTATGTGTTTTGTGGTTGAG GGGCAGAATGATAGAACCTTGCACCGCATGGATATATTATGGTCTCTTATGCAGCTACTGCAAGCAAAGATCAACGTGTAG
- the LOC129883629 gene encoding uncharacterized protein LOC129883629 translates to MFQIVKKLKLLKKELKMLNTQFFRNLVAEANNDRMTLHLAQNKQQADPMNMTLQREEKEKIFKFKNTSHMEEMFLQLKSKENWSKLGNDNTKYFYFVIKHRRLKYATTQLRDENGVWKHDLATISSLFVKHYEEMLGRKCETGRKTFEGFFQNGHTLTIQQHIVIIHPFAEKDIKHATFKIDSNKSPGPAMGVGF, encoded by the coding sequence ATGTTCCAAATTGTAAAGAAGCTGAAGTTATTGAAGAAAGAACTGAAAATGTTGAATACTCAGTTCTTTAGGAATCTTGTAGCTGAAGCAAATAATGATAGAATGACTCTACATTTAGCACAGAACAAGCAGCAAGCTGACCCCATGAATATGACACTTCAACGGGAAGAGAAGGAGAAAATTTTTAAGTTCAAAAATACATCACATATGGAAGAGATGTTCTTACAACTGAAAAGtaaggaaaattggagtaaaCTGGGAAATGACAATACTAAATACTTTTATTTTGTAATCAAACacagaagattgaaatatgctACCACACAATTGAGGGATGAGAATGGTGTTTGGAAGCATGATCTTGCAACCATTTCCAGCTTATTTGTCAAACATTATGAGGAAATGCTTGGTAGGAAATGTGAAACAGGGAGGAAAACTTTTGAAGGATTCTTTCAAAATGGCCATACACTCACAATTCAACAACATATTGTTATAATACACCCTTTTGCTGAGAAGGATATCAAGCATGCGACATTTAAAATTGATAGTAACAAAAGCCCAGGGCCTGCTATGGGAGTGGGTTTTTAA